A stretch of Candidatus Thermoplasmatota archaeon DNA encodes these proteins:
- the metG gene encoding methionine--tRNA ligase, whose translation MARILVCCAWPYANGPIHVGHVAGSLMPADIFVRFNRMIGNETIMVSGSDMHGAPITVSADKEKVSPETIANRYHAINAKAIADLGVSFDLYTSTHTRNHEIVTQDMFNRLLEKGHLERKSTPQFYCDNCRRFLPDRYVEGKCPHCSYERARGDQCDSCGKDLNAEELLDARCQICGSTPELKETEHFFLKLSDFSEELVRYVEASAHWRPHVRMFTMKVLKGGLVDRPITRDISWGVPVPVKGFESKRIYVWFDAVIGYLSATREWAKLEDRPDDWKKYWTDSSCKSYYFLGKDNIVFHTIIWPAMLLGYGGLNLPYDVPANQFMTLEGQKFSKSMGVSIDIPDMLTKFKPDVIRYYLSANMPETKDSEFSWDDLATRVNNELVATYGNFLHRALSFSFKNYGEIPAKADLDERDKAALARISETDMEVRTALSGCEFRRALKAVMDLAQFGNQYFDSVAPWSLVGTNKVKCGTVLHVSLLIGKALAVMSHPFMPFSSESVWKQLRMDATIEEVGWKGIELPLKAGEKMEKPSPQFAKVEATSSGGFQQFAALDLKVGKVLDVQPHPNADKLYLMTVDIGKPITMVSGLKEFYTADQLKTKTVIIVANLEPATIRGVKSEGMLLAAEEGKQLALLTPEKDLAAGTPISSGMEPGQKQVSFKEFQKLDIRAGIVSAGDPPMLDLGSRKLKCTVDKPDPVVKYAAFVSGDKALVLHGPDEVKIILDSDIPVGAKIR comes from the coding sequence ATGGCAAGGATACTGGTGTGCTGCGCTTGGCCCTATGCCAACGGGCCTATACACGTCGGTCACGTTGCCGGTTCGTTAATGCCAGCAGACATCTTCGTCCGGTTCAACCGCATGATCGGCAACGAGACCATCATGGTCTCCGGCTCCGACATGCACGGGGCACCTATCACCGTCAGCGCTGACAAGGAGAAGGTGTCTCCCGAGACCATCGCCAACAGGTACCATGCAATCAACGCGAAGGCGATCGCCGACCTCGGGGTCAGTTTCGACCTCTATACGAGCACCCACACAAGGAACCACGAGATCGTCACCCAGGACATGTTCAACCGCCTCCTCGAGAAGGGCCATCTGGAGCGCAAGTCGACACCGCAGTTCTACTGCGACAACTGCAGGCGATTCCTGCCGGACAGGTATGTCGAGGGAAAGTGCCCACACTGCAGCTACGAGCGGGCGAGGGGAGACCAGTGTGACTCTTGCGGCAAGGACCTGAACGCGGAGGAGCTCCTAGATGCCAGATGCCAGATATGTGGCTCCACGCCCGAGCTCAAGGAGACAGAGCATTTCTTCCTGAAGCTGTCGGACTTCTCCGAGGAGCTCGTAAGATACGTTGAGGCGAGCGCCCACTGGCGCCCGCATGTGCGGATGTTCACCATGAAAGTCCTAAAAGGGGGCCTTGTTGATCGACCAATCACCCGGGACATCTCCTGGGGTGTGCCCGTGCCAGTCAAGGGGTTCGAGAGCAAGCGGATATATGTCTGGTTCGACGCCGTGATAGGCTACCTGTCGGCTACCAGAGAGTGGGCGAAGCTGGAGGACAGGCCGGACGATTGGAAGAAGTACTGGACCGACAGCTCGTGCAAGAGCTATTATTTCCTCGGTAAGGACAACATCGTTTTTCACACCATCATCTGGCCCGCGATGCTCCTGGGCTACGGCGGTCTCAACCTTCCGTACGATGTGCCTGCGAACCAGTTTATGACCCTTGAGGGTCAGAAGTTCTCCAAGAGCATGGGCGTCAGCATTGACATCCCGGACATGCTGACCAAGTTCAAACCCGATGTGATAAGGTACTATCTTTCAGCGAATATGCCAGAGACCAAGGACAGCGAATTCTCCTGGGACGACCTCGCGACCAGGGTGAACAACGAACTCGTAGCGACCTACGGCAACTTCCTTCACAGAGCCCTCTCTTTCTCCTTCAAGAACTACGGCGAGATCCCCGCAAAGGCCGACCTAGATGAAAGGGACAAGGCCGCTCTTGCGAGGATTTCGGAAACGGACATGGAGGTCAGGACTGCGTTGTCCGGATGCGAGTTCAGAAGGGCCCTCAAGGCCGTCATGGATCTCGCGCAGTTCGGAAACCAGTACTTCGATTCCGTTGCGCCGTGGTCCCTTGTTGGCACGAACAAGGTCAAGTGCGGGACGGTGCTCCATGTCAGCCTCCTCATCGGCAAGGCTTTGGCCGTCATGTCCCACCCGTTCATGCCGTTCTCCTCCGAGAGCGTATGGAAGCAGCTCAGGATGGACGCTACGATCGAGGAGGTCGGATGGAAGGGCATCGAGCTTCCTCTCAAAGCGGGAGAGAAGATGGAGAAGCCATCGCCTCAGTTCGCCAAGGTCGAGGCGACAAGCTCGGGCGGGTTCCAGCAGTTCGCGGCTCTGGACCTCAAGGTGGGAAAGGTGTTGGACGTCCAGCCTCACCCAAACGCAGACAAGCTCTACTTGATGACGGTCGACATCGGCAAGCCAATCACCATGGTCAGCGGGCTCAAGGAGTTCTACACCGCGGACCAGCTGAAGACGAAGACCGTGATCATCGTGGCGAACCTGGAACCTGCGACGATAAGAGGCGTCAAATCGGAGGGGATGCTGCTGGCGGCCGAGGAGGGCAAGCAGCTCGCTCTCCTGACCCCGGAGAAGGACCTTGCGGCAGGCACTCCGATATCGAGTGGCATGGAGCCAGGGCAGAAGCAGGTGAGCTTCAAGGAGTTCCAGAAGCTCGATATCCGCGCTGGGATTGTATCGGCTGGAGATCCCCCGATGCTGGATCTTGGTTCGAGGAAGCTGAAGTGCACTGTAGACAAGCCCGACCCTGTCGTGAAGTACGCCGCTTTCGTATCGGGTGACAAGGCCCTCGTCCTCCATGGGCCGGACGAGGTCAAGATCATCTTAGATTCGGACATACCGGTCGGTGCGAAGATACGATGA
- a CDS encoding mRNA surveillance protein pelota, protein MKVLHQDTRTNEIKLFPETLDDLWHLYNLVDDRDLVFASTYRRGEEKTDKLRAERVEKVRMRLGIRVQKVEFHESEDVLRILGAIEQGPQDMGQHHTLMISVGEPLTIIKPDWKPQHFDRIKRAIEMSEKPSMFFVAIEDTDAVIATAREYGLKEFATITRNPGGKMYDSKPNELEFLDEVVEKLKMVMHGEPLIVLGPGFVKEALAKRLREKAPGISSSMVIHHTGQAGMAGINEIMKQGIGGKVLDETRVARETRLMELLFSEIGKNGMFAYGDESVKSAVVAGAVSVLLVLDTKVRSSAADGLIRMVEGSKGEFVIVSSLHEAGRRLDSLGGVAALLRYRMS, encoded by the coding sequence ATGAAGGTTCTCCATCAGGACACCAGGACCAACGAGATCAAGCTGTTCCCCGAGACGTTGGACGATCTTTGGCATCTGTATAACCTAGTGGATGACAGAGACCTCGTCTTCGCGAGCACTTACCGTCGGGGCGAGGAGAAGACGGACAAGCTCAGAGCGGAGAGGGTCGAGAAGGTACGGATGCGGCTTGGAATCAGGGTGCAGAAGGTGGAATTCCACGAATCCGAGGATGTCCTCAGGATATTAGGGGCCATCGAGCAGGGCCCGCAGGACATGGGACAGCATCACACGCTAATGATCTCCGTCGGGGAGCCATTGACGATCATAAAACCAGATTGGAAGCCTCAGCACTTTGACAGGATTAAGCGGGCGATCGAGATGTCCGAGAAACCGTCCATGTTCTTCGTGGCCATAGAGGACACGGACGCTGTGATCGCGACTGCGCGCGAGTACGGGCTCAAGGAATTTGCGACCATCACTCGCAACCCCGGCGGGAAGATGTACGATTCTAAACCGAATGAGTTGGAGTTCCTGGATGAGGTCGTGGAGAAGTTGAAGATGGTCATGCACGGGGAACCGCTGATTGTCCTCGGTCCTGGTTTTGTGAAGGAGGCGCTTGCAAAACGGCTCCGAGAGAAAGCACCCGGTATCTCCAGCTCCATGGTAATACATCACACAGGTCAGGCAGGGATGGCAGGCATCAACGAGATCATGAAGCAAGGAATCGGGGGCAAAGTGCTCGATGAGACGAGGGTCGCTAGGGAGACTCGACTCATGGAGCTGCTGTTCAGCGAGATCGGCAAGAACGGCATGTTTGCCTATGGCGATGAATCCGTCAAGTCCGCAGTTGTGGCTGGAGCGGTCAGTGTCTTGCTGGTGCTTGACACGAAAGTTAGGTCCTCAGCTGCGGACGGACTTATTCGGATGGTCGAGGGATCGAAGGGCGAGTTCGTGATCGTGAGTTCCCTGCACGAAGCGGGCAGGAGATTGGATTCGCTCGGGGGAGTTGCAGCATTGCTCAGGTACAGGATGTCCTGA
- a CDS encoding response regulator, which translates to MNLDKPEVRAMDAKSGGYTTQPQPSGSKAVARVVVVDDQDFIRELYKDFLESKGITVFAARDGDEAVRVFKSMTNRPDAIIMDHRMPGKDGIETTKEILRIDPRVPIIFSSADESVREDALAAGAVSFWAKPFPVSLLVNAMLDIVQARKRTFQ; encoded by the coding sequence ATGAACCTGGACAAGCCCGAGGTGAGGGCGATGGACGCTAAGTCGGGTGGGTACACCACTCAACCTCAACCTAGCGGAAGCAAGGCCGTCGCGCGCGTGGTGGTCGTCGACGACCAGGACTTCATTAGGGAGCTCTACAAGGACTTCCTGGAATCAAAGGGTATCACGGTCTTCGCGGCAAGGGATGGAGATGAGGCAGTCCGTGTTTTCAAGTCCATGACAAACAGGCCTGACGCCATCATCATGGACCACAGGATGCCGGGTAAGGACGGCATAGAGACCACCAAGGAGATCCTCAGGATAGACCCTCGGGTCCCAATCATATTCTCTAGCGCAGATGAATCCGTAAGGGAGGATGCACTAGCAGCTGGAGCGGTCTCGTTCTGGGCGAAGCCGTTCCCAGTAAGCCTTCTCGTGAACGCGATGCTCGACATCGTGCAGGCCAGGAAGAGAACCTTCCAGTAG
- a CDS encoding ribosome biogenesis/translation initiation ATPase RLI, translating into MRIAVLLKDRCQPKKCSHECIHYCPPVRTGVDAIAMGAKGKPVIAEDLCVGCGICVHKCPFESIKIIGLPKELAGELVHQYGKNSFRFYRLPVPRKGQVIGLLGPNGIGKTTAMSILSGQIVPNLGDYEKPGDWVKVLERYSGTEIHDYFEALSKGKLKTAMKPQYVDKLPAVHKGLVKDLLGKVDDLGRMAEVAQRLGISGVLARDVSKLSGGELQRVALAATLLKDADVYFFDEPSSYLDIYQRLEVAKVIQELSEHKQVVVIEHDLAVMDFLADLVHIMYGDEGAYGVMAQPRAVRTAINVYLDGYLREENIRFRDTHIVFEKRPPRKDWQSEVLIKFPALTKRFKTFTLKVGEGAIKKGEVVGAVGPNATGKTTFVKMLAGEIEPTTGKVMGEVSVSYKPQYIKPEFEGSVREMLGSSIGGDFESGFFQSEIAHPLNLKHLMEKDVQTLSGGELQRVSIAECLGKTADIYLIDEPSAYLDSNQRMIASKTIRRAIEKIGKSALVVDHDVYMIDLVSDSLMVFTGDPSAKGLAEGPMGMRKGMNRFLKDVQITFRRDQDSSRPRINKKDSRLDREQKSKGEYYYG; encoded by the coding sequence ATGAGGATAGCAGTCCTCCTGAAGGACCGTTGCCAGCCGAAGAAGTGCAGTCACGAGTGCATCCACTACTGTCCGCCAGTGAGGACGGGAGTGGATGCGATAGCAATGGGCGCCAAGGGCAAGCCCGTGATAGCTGAGGACCTGTGCGTAGGCTGCGGGATATGCGTTCACAAATGTCCTTTCGAGTCGATCAAGATCATAGGGCTTCCAAAGGAATTGGCCGGGGAGCTCGTCCATCAGTACGGCAAGAACTCCTTCCGCTTTTACAGGCTGCCCGTTCCCAGGAAAGGCCAGGTCATAGGGCTGCTGGGTCCGAACGGTATCGGGAAGACGACCGCGATGTCCATCCTCTCAGGCCAGATAGTTCCGAACCTGGGCGACTATGAGAAGCCAGGCGATTGGGTCAAGGTGCTCGAGAGATACTCCGGGACCGAGATACACGACTATTTCGAAGCTCTCTCGAAAGGGAAGCTAAAGACCGCCATGAAGCCGCAGTATGTGGACAAGCTCCCGGCGGTCCACAAGGGGCTCGTGAAGGATCTGCTCGGCAAGGTGGACGACCTCGGCAGGATGGCGGAGGTGGCCCAGAGGCTCGGGATCTCCGGCGTGCTTGCCCGAGATGTGAGCAAGCTGTCAGGCGGAGAACTGCAGAGGGTCGCACTGGCGGCCACCCTGTTGAAGGACGCCGACGTATACTTCTTCGACGAGCCGTCCTCCTACCTCGACATATACCAGAGGCTCGAGGTGGCTAAGGTCATCCAGGAGCTCAGCGAGCACAAGCAGGTGGTCGTGATAGAGCACGACCTGGCCGTGATGGACTTCCTGGCGGACCTCGTGCATATCATGTACGGTGACGAGGGAGCTTATGGTGTCATGGCCCAGCCGAGGGCCGTAAGAACCGCGATCAACGTATATCTCGACGGCTACCTACGCGAAGAGAACATCAGGTTCAGGGACACGCATATCGTATTCGAGAAACGGCCCCCGAGGAAAGACTGGCAGTCAGAGGTATTGATAAAGTTCCCAGCCCTTACGAAGAGGTTCAAGACGTTCACGCTGAAGGTCGGAGAGGGCGCGATCAAGAAGGGCGAGGTGGTGGGAGCCGTTGGCCCGAACGCAACCGGCAAGACCACATTCGTGAAGATGCTCGCGGGAGAGATCGAACCGACCACTGGCAAGGTCATGGGCGAGGTGTCCGTAAGCTACAAACCCCAGTACATCAAGCCCGAGTTCGAGGGTTCCGTGAGGGAGATGCTCGGATCCAGCATTGGCGGGGATTTCGAATCAGGCTTCTTCCAATCTGAGATCGCACACCCGCTCAATCTCAAGCATCTCATGGAGAAGGATGTGCAGACGCTCTCGGGAGGGGAGCTGCAGAGGGTTTCGATAGCTGAATGCCTCGGCAAGACAGCGGATATCTATCTGATAGACGAGCCGTCCGCGTACCTCGACTCGAACCAGAGGATGATCGCCTCGAAGACCATCAGACGGGCGATCGAGAAGATAGGCAAATCAGCACTGGTGGTCGACCACGATGTCTATATGATCGACCTCGTTTCAGATTCGCTCATGGTGTTCACTGGGGATCCTTCGGCCAAGGGTTTGGCGGAAGGGCCGATGGGCATGCGCAAGGGGATGAACCGATTCCTGAAGGACGTCCAGATAACTTTCAGGAGGGACCAGGACTCCAGCAGGCCGAGGATAAACAAGAAGGATTCGAGGCTTGACAGGGAACAGAAGTCGAAGGGCGAGTACTACTACGGCTGA
- a CDS encoding DUF5591 domain-containing protein — protein sequence MHFEILERDGLARIGVIDMDGKKHTSPVLAHIDTDRYPAPAGSLRLKRSEEGGRRDLLINPSGFVEPRSPGERPADLHPGFRGSPYADATLEGGLAAIEETASSLLDSRKFVDSILRLKHGQRLLQPAFCSVMGLPNRLAFLSYCGFDVFDSLPLIMAAENGGFLTGTGMLDYGKIKDLPCSCPACASGRRGREELLQHNYRTAEIELRLVRHTISEGRLRELVESRIRSDPWLVQNLRLLDFEHYDLQELHTPIRGAPFHAGSKESLTRPDIVRWRRRLEQRFKKPAGTKVLLLIPCSARKPYSLSQSHVRFRQAIWSSGKADFVHEVIVTSPLGLVPRELELFYPAQDYDIPVTGHWDLDEKRMAEDMVSWLVSTQKYDLVISHLADEREPVNSVLKDFVDTSLGHPGSKESLKRLEDELRERVSDATMNHRRARDLEDMRSLCRFQFGQAGETLCDDAKIVGRWPNLKILKGQEQLGMLTGDRGMISLTLEGAKVLAASGTYSVEIEDFKPKGNLFAVGVEKVSPEIRIGDDVAVVHKGDVRAVGVATMSPAEMALADRGEAVHIRHAL from the coding sequence GTGCATTTCGAGATCTTGGAACGGGACGGACTGGCCCGCATAGGCGTCATCGACATGGACGGTAAGAAGCACACGAGCCCGGTGCTGGCCCATATAGACACCGACCGCTACCCCGCGCCTGCTGGATCCCTCAGGCTGAAGCGCTCAGAAGAGGGAGGAAGGAGGGACCTGCTCATCAATCCTTCTGGCTTTGTGGAACCACGATCACCAGGGGAAAGACCCGCGGATCTCCATCCTGGATTCCGGGGGTCGCCATACGCAGATGCAACGCTAGAGGGCGGTCTAGCGGCAATCGAGGAAACCGCATCATCGCTTCTGGATTCCAGGAAGTTCGTCGACTCCATCTTGCGACTGAAGCATGGACAGAGACTGCTGCAGCCCGCCTTCTGCTCTGTCATGGGCCTCCCCAACAGGTTGGCATTCCTCTCATACTGCGGGTTCGACGTTTTCGACTCGCTCCCGCTGATAATGGCCGCCGAGAACGGCGGCTTCTTGACAGGGACAGGCATGCTCGACTATGGCAAGATCAAGGACCTTCCATGCTCCTGCCCTGCCTGCGCCTCAGGCAGGCGCGGGCGAGAAGAGCTCCTTCAGCACAATTACAGAACTGCCGAGATCGAGTTGAGACTGGTCAGGCACACCATATCGGAGGGACGGCTAAGGGAGCTGGTGGAGTCGAGGATCAGGAGCGACCCCTGGCTCGTGCAGAACTTGAGGCTACTCGACTTTGAGCACTACGACCTCCAAGAGCTGCACACGCCGATCAGGGGCGCACCTTTTCATGCGGGCTCGAAGGAGTCTCTCACACGGCCGGACATCGTCAGATGGAGGAGGCGGCTCGAGCAGAGGTTCAAGAAGCCAGCAGGGACGAAGGTCCTGCTCCTGATACCGTGTTCCGCCAGGAAGCCATATTCCCTATCACAGTCGCATGTCAGATTCAGACAGGCGATCTGGTCAAGCGGAAAGGCGGATTTCGTGCACGAGGTCATCGTCACTTCCCCGCTGGGCCTTGTGCCGAGGGAGCTAGAGCTTTTCTATCCGGCGCAGGACTACGACATACCAGTGACGGGGCACTGGGACCTGGACGAGAAGAGGATGGCGGAGGATATGGTCTCATGGCTCGTGTCCACACAGAAGTATGATCTCGTCATCTCCCATCTCGCAGATGAGAGGGAGCCCGTCAACTCCGTGCTCAAGGACTTCGTCGATACATCACTTGGTCATCCGGGATCGAAGGAGAGCCTGAAACGATTGGAGGACGAGCTGAGAGAACGCGTTTCGGACGCGACAATGAATCACCGCAGAGCGCGGGATCTCGAGGACATGCGGTCGCTTTGCAGGTTCCAGTTCGGCCAGGCTGGCGAAACTCTGTGCGACGATGCCAAGATAGTCGGTCGCTGGCCGAACCTGAAGATACTGAAAGGTCAGGAGCAACTGGGGATGCTGACGGGTGACCGCGGGATGATCTCTCTAACATTGGAGGGAGCCAAGGTGCTCGCCGCGTCCGGAACATACTCTGTTGAGATAGAGGACTTCAAACCCAAGGGCAACTTGTTCGCCGTCGGCGTGGAGAAGGTGAGTCCGGAGATTCGCATCGGAGACGACGTCGCTGTGGTGCACAAGGGTGATGTGAGAGCAGTAGGCGTTGCCACGATGAGCCCAGCGGAGATGGCGCTTGCGGATCGGGGAGAGGCCGTTCACATCAGGCATGCACTCTGA
- a CDS encoding DsrE family protein: protein MPKTLTILLRTGSMMAMDANVAVELAKAAMAKGYKVNLFGYGEGVTAVKKGQNPKRFPNVGKELEEAQKEGVTTAICETCFAARGFERGEEIPGAKVGSLTNDFFKFVSESDRLVTIAR, encoded by the coding sequence ATGCCAAAGACACTCACTATCCTGCTCAGGACCGGTTCCATGATGGCAATGGACGCGAATGTGGCGGTCGAACTAGCCAAGGCCGCCATGGCGAAAGGGTACAAGGTCAACCTGTTCGGCTACGGCGAGGGCGTCACGGCGGTGAAGAAAGGACAGAACCCGAAGAGGTTTCCAAACGTCGGAAAGGAACTGGAAGAGGCCCAGAAGGAAGGCGTCACCACTGCGATATGCGAGACTTGTTTCGCGGCCAGAGGCTTCGAGCGCGGAGAGGAGATACCAGGTGCCAAGGTCGGCAGCCTGACAAATGACTTTTTCAAGTTCGTGTCCGAGTCCGACAGGCTCGTGACCATTGCGAGGTGA
- a CDS encoding DsrE family protein: MASSTLVLITKAPYGLEDAFAGLRLGLAMSVNGMKTSVIMLEDGVYNAIGNQKPEAVRMPSNVDATKELYDFDVPVYVVREDLAARGIPESKLFDGLKVVPAQKAKELLAEHELITTF; the protein is encoded by the coding sequence ATGGCATCTTCAACTCTTGTGCTGATAACCAAGGCTCCATACGGCCTCGAGGATGCATTCGCCGGATTGAGACTTGGTCTCGCGATGAGTGTGAACGGCATGAAGACCTCGGTCATAATGCTCGAAGATGGCGTCTATAACGCGATCGGGAACCAGAAGCCTGAGGCCGTGCGGATGCCGTCCAACGTCGATGCCACCAAGGAGCTCTACGACTTCGATGTCCCAGTCTACGTAGTCAGGGAGGACCTGGCCGCAAGGGGGATTCCGGAATCGAAGCTCTTCGACGGGCTCAAGGTCGTTCCGGCGCAGAAGGCGAAGGAACTGCTCGCAGAGCACGAATTGATCACGACATTCTAA
- a CDS encoding CehA/McbA family metallohydrolase, giving the protein MKLDLHIHSTFSRDGTATPEDIIAFAVKNGLDGIAITDHNAIGGSLRAFALAPRAGFIIVRGVEISAMEGHVLAYGVADTIPKGLPIADTIEKIHSVGGIAVAAHPKRFPSGMGLKAAKAAKFDAIEVLNGGSSRRDNALARRMADKKRSPVTAGSDAHEIESVGKSFTIVESASTEEDVLECIRRGRTQIGGRSRSRSEGARYSIETLIEWLRGDFKRL; this is encoded by the coding sequence ATGAAGCTCGACCTTCACATCCATTCGACATTCTCCAGGGACGGGACGGCAACACCTGAGGACATCATCGCATTCGCTGTGAAAAACGGCTTGGACGGGATCGCGATAACCGATCACAACGCCATCGGCGGTTCTCTAAGGGCGTTCGCCCTCGCACCCAGGGCCGGATTCATCATCGTCAGAGGGGTCGAGATCTCTGCGATGGAAGGGCACGTTCTGGCCTATGGGGTGGCTGATACTATCCCCAAAGGACTGCCGATAGCGGACACGATAGAGAAGATCCATTCCGTTGGGGGGATCGCAGTCGCCGCCCACCCCAAGCGGTTCCCATCCGGAATGGGCCTGAAAGCCGCGAAGGCGGCGAAGTTCGATGCTATCGAGGTCCTGAACGGCGGATCGTCCCGGCGAGACAACGCGCTTGCACGAAGGATGGCCGACAAGAAAAGATCGCCCGTGACAGCGGGCAGCGACGCGCACGAAATCGAGAGCGTTGGGAAATCATTCACCATTGTCGAGTCCGCATCGACTGAGGAGGATGTCCTCGAGTGTATTCGCAGAGGACGGACCCAGATCGGAGGACGCAGCCGTTCGCGATCGGAAGGCGCCCGCTATTCCATCGAGACTCTGATAGAATGGCTTCGAGGGGACTTCAAGAGACTCTGA
- a CDS encoding DedA family protein encodes MSLLGWATDTILEIISELGYPGVFMLMIVEGILTPIPSEIIIPFAGYLAAEGELSLLPVILVGTAGAALGNAVAYYIGYRVGRPLITKYGRYIMLGEKDVRLAERWFAKYGDVGILLGHSIPGVRSFISFPAGIGRMRVRNFVVFSTVGALIWTTVLAVAGYLLLGEWVRFAETVGNVDLYAVLITIAGVIGYFYWRRVRNDGRNAQP; translated from the coding sequence ATGAGCCTCCTCGGGTGGGCCACTGATACGATCTTGGAGATTATCAGTGAGCTCGGGTACCCGGGCGTGTTCATGCTGATGATCGTTGAGGGGATTCTGACGCCGATCCCGAGCGAGATCATCATACCTTTCGCTGGATATCTTGCCGCAGAGGGCGAGCTGAGCCTCCTCCCGGTGATCCTCGTCGGGACAGCCGGTGCCGCGCTCGGGAATGCCGTTGCGTACTACATCGGATACCGCGTGGGAAGGCCCCTAATCACTAAGTACGGAAGATACATCATGCTCGGCGAGAAGGACGTCAGGCTTGCGGAGCGTTGGTTCGCGAAGTACGGCGACGTCGGCATTCTCCTCGGCCACTCCATACCTGGCGTGAGGTCGTTCATCTCATTCCCCGCCGGCATAGGCAGGATGAGGGTCAGGAACTTCGTCGTATTCTCGACCGTGGGCGCTCTGATATGGACCACGGTTCTGGCAGTTGCGGGCTACCTGCTACTCGGTGAGTGGGTCAGGTTTGCGGAGACCGTTGGGAACGTCGACCTCTACGCTGTACTCATCACCATTGCAGGCGTGATCGGCTACTTTTATTGGAGAAGGGTCAGGAACGATGGTAGGAACGCTCAGCCGTAG
- a CDS encoding roadblock/LC7 domain-containing protein, whose amino-acid sequence MVEYLALEEILDEIRSVPSIYEATVVSRSGMHIAGDAPKGVHLETFVAMSAILLGAAETATAELKDKLLYIAVELARGKMVLVSAGSRALLVLTASKDMKTNDLAEKAKAFAAKIDDKI is encoded by the coding sequence ATGGTCGAGTACTTGGCCCTTGAGGAGATTCTAGACGAGATCCGCTCTGTCCCTTCGATTTACGAAGCGACGGTCGTCTCGAGGAGCGGGATGCATATTGCCGGAGATGCCCCGAAGGGCGTCCATCTGGAGACATTCGTTGCCATGTCCGCAATCCTGCTTGGGGCAGCGGAGACGGCCACCGCCGAGCTCAAGGACAAGCTCCTGTATATCGCTGTGGAGCTCGCTAGGGGCAAGATGGTTCTTGTCAGTGCTGGTAGCAGGGCTCTGCTCGTCTTGACTGCGTCAAAGGATATGAAGACCAACGACCTAGCGGAGAAGGCAAAGGCGTTCGCCGCGAAGATCGATGACAAGATCTAG